In a genomic window of Quercus lobata isolate SW786 chromosome 4, ValleyOak3.0 Primary Assembly, whole genome shotgun sequence:
- the LOC115987605 gene encoding RRP15-like protein — protein sequence MAEETHVAEPAKAQNKRRVGKKGGSKGKKRPRMLEGMPQNKPKKIDRKMKKLYRKRARDYNSDGDDNDEDEEEERDVGSGGESEKEEEEEEEGLDVNGDGGNSDEGEESGRIQPGITMFVEGSRAFKMAFRSIIKKSVPEDALGPVLSAHKKLIAEKLAEEEAERKVKGEAKKEKQLLAEKGHVKPANYLDSNEKFLIGVATKGVVKLFNAVNKAQHAQKGLDPLRYKDAKAIRKRRKEAFFSALGKTSKPAIDTPAKGHTSKGEVDGEGPAWAPLRDNYMLTNSKLKDWDKMPETTAADDFGRMSEDSSSDGD from the exons ATGGCAGAGGAAACCCATGTGGCAGAGCCAGCAAAGGCTCAGAATAAGAGGCGGGTAGGGAAGAAGGGAGGCtctaagggaaagaaaagaccaAGAATGTTAGAGGGTATGCCACAAAACAAGCCTAAGAAGATTGATAGGAAAATGAAGAAACTTTATCGGAAGAGGGCAAGAGATTACAATTCAGATGGAGATGAtaatgatgaggatgaggaggaggagagaGATGTGGGCAGTGGTGGTGAGTCtgaaaaggaggaagaagaagaagaagagggttTGGATGTTAATGGGGATGGTGGGAATTCTGATGAGGGTGAGGAATCTGGCAGAATTCAACCCGGAATCACCATGTTTGTGGAGGGTTCTAGAGCATTCAAGATGGCATTCAGGAGTATTATCAAGAAGAGTGTGCCTGAGGATGCACTT GGTCCGGTGTTGTCAGCACACAAGAAGCTCATTGCGGAGAAGCTTGCGGAAGAGGAGGCCGAACGAAAAGTCAAGGGGGAGGCCAAGAAGGAAAAACAATTA TTGGCAGAAAAGGGACATGTGAAACCTGCAAATTATTTGGATTCGAACGAAAAGTTTCTGATAGGGGTTGCTACAAAAGGAG TGGTCAAGTTGTTTAATGCT GTCAACAAGGCACAACATGCTCAGAAAGGTTTGGATCCTTTGAGATATAAAGATGCAAAAG CAATAAGGAAGCGGAGGAAAGAAGCGTTCTTCTCAGCGTTGGGCAAGACATCAAAGCCAGCAATTGACACTCCTGCTAAG GGTCATACATCTAAAGGCGAGGTGGACGGTGAAGGCCCAGCCTGGGCTCCATTGCGTGACAATTACATGTTAACAAATTCTAA